Part of the Caldibacillus debilis DSM 16016 genome, GTCATCCATAATGGCCAACATTACTGACACTTCCGGAATCGATTTACAGGAACTGGCAAAAACATTAGTTGTGGTGTACAAAATGAGGGCGCCTGAATTATTGATCTGATAACCATCCCGAGAAAATCTTGACACATACCTCTTTTTTCGGCAAGTTGAAAAAAGGACGGAAAACATTGATAATAGTATTGATTGACGGCACATGCCGACGGGATTCAGGAATTGGAGGAGTTCAGAATTGGAAATCGTCTTTCTTGGAACGGGGGCCGGTATGCCCGCGAAGCAGAGAAACGTGACATCCATCGCCTTGAAAATTTTGTCCAAGGGAGCCATTTGGCTTTTTGACTGCGGCGAAGGGACACAGCATCAATTGCTGCACACGTCGCTGAAACCGCGGAAGATCGAGAAAATCTTCATCACCCATTTGCACGGAGACCATATTTTCGGATTGCCGGGGCTGCTCGGCAGCCGTTCCTTTTTGGGAGGGGAAGAGCCGCTTACGGTCTACGGCCCGCCGGGGATCCGTTCCTTTATCGAGACCTCCCTTTCCGTCAGTTCCACCCGCCTGAAGTATGATCTTTCCGTCGTCGAGATCGGGGAAGGAACCGTTTACGAGGACGACCAGTTCATCGTGGAGGCGAAAAGGCTGGATCATGCCGTTTTAACCTTCGGCTACCGCATTGTCGAAAAAGACCAGCCGGGCACGCTCTTGGTCGACAAGCTGATGGCGTTGGGCATTCAGCCGGGACCGATTTACAAGCGGATCAAATCGGAGCCGACCGTCCGGCTGGACGACGGAAGGGTTCTCGATTGCTCCGAATTTATCGGCCCGCCCAAAAAGGGGAGGATCGTGGCCATTTTGGGGGATACCCGCCCCTGTGAAAACGGGGTGGCCTTGGCCAAGGATGCCGACCTGGTCATCCACGAAGCGACCTTTGAAAAAAAAGCGGAAAGCCTGGCCGCCGAATATTTTCATTCCACGACCCGGCAGGCGGCGGAGATCGCCAAAAAAGCCAACGCGAAGGCGCTGTGTTTAACCCATATCAGTTCCAGGTACGAATTGAAAGACAATCCCCTTTTGGAAAGGGAAGCGAAGGAAATCTTTCCGAATTCGACGGTCGCCAAGGATTTTAAAAAAATCCTCATCCCGGTAAAAAAGGACCGGCATTGAAAAGCCGGTCCGGTTTTTATCACGGGGCAAAGGAACGATGCTCCTTTTTGGCCGGCCGCGATGCCCGCCGGATCTTTCCCGGATTTTGCGAAGAAGGCCCTTGTTTGCGCGAAGGGTTTCTTTTTTTTTCGGAAAGAAGTTTTAAAATCCGTCGATTTTCCTTTTTCATTGCCGGCGAAAGAATGGCGAAAATTTTGTGAACTATTTCACTAATCTATTTACTTTTTCTCCCGTTGTTTTTATAGTAAAAATAGAGAATAAATTTTTTTGGATAATAGGGACAAAAAATGTCCTAAAGGGACATATGTTGACCAACAGAATCGGAAAGACTTGCGGACGGCAATGTTCGCCAAACCCTTTAAGGATATTGACCAAAAGAATCGGACGGAAATTCTCCCGTGTTTAATTCCGGTTCACGGGATGAAAATAAAAATGTTGGTGAAGGAGGAAAAAGGATGAAATTGCAAGGGAAAGTGGCCATCGTCACCGGTGCTGCGGTCGGGATCGGAAGGGCGGTCGCCGAATTGTTCGCCAAGGAAGGGGCGAAGGTGGTTTTAACGGACATTAAGGAAAAGGAAGGAATGGAAGCGGCAAAAAGCATAAACGGCCATTCCGGCGAAGCCCTGTTTATCCGCCATGACGTTTCCAAGGAAGACGAATGGATCCGGGTCGTCAACGAAACGATGGAAAAGTACGGGACGATCGACATCTTGGTGAATAACGCCGGCGTCTATTATATTTGTCCCCTGGCGGAAACGACCTTGGAAAAATGGAATTGGCTGATGGGCATCAATGTCACAGGCGTATTTTTGGGCATGAAACATGTCTTGCCGATTATGGCCAAAAACCGGAAAGGATCGGTCATCAATTTAAGCTCGGTCGCCGGACTGGGCGGCGCCGCCGGGCATTGCCTGTACGGGGCGAGCAAGGGAGCGGTGCGGATCATGACCAAGGATGCGGCGGTCGAATACGGCCCGTTTAACGTCCGCATTAATTCCGTCCATCCCGCCTATATCCATACGGCCATGGCGGAATACGGAGCGGAGCAGGCCAAAACGGATGTCGAGAAATTGGGAGAAAATTATCCCCTCGGCAGAATCGGAAAACCTGAAGAAGTGGCCAAAGCCTGCCTGTTTTTGGCTTCCGACGATTCCTCGTTCATCACGGGAGAAGAAATGGTTATTGACGGCGGCATGACGGTCAAGCTGTAACGGTACGGGCTCATTCCGGGAAGCGGCGGACAGATGCGGAAAAACCCCGATGCGGAAGGATGAAAGAGGGTTGCGCCCTTTCTTCCTCCGCGATCGGGGTTTCGTTTATGACTCAAATCCAGCCGCGCCTGTATTGTTCGGGGGCCTCAAGCGGATGGCCCAATTCCTTTGCGGCATGGTACGGCCAATAGGGGTTCCGCAGCAGTTCCCTACCCAAAAAGATGAGATCCGCCCGGCCGTTTTGCAAAATTTCTTCCGCCTGGAGGGGAGAAGTGATGAGGCCGACGGCTCCGACGGGGATATCCGCTTCCCTTTTGATCTTTTCCGCAAAAGGAACTTGGTAGCCGGGATAAACGCGGAATTGCGCGTCCGGAACGACGCCCCCCGAACTGACGTCGATCAGGTCGACGCCCAATTTTTTCAGCTGTTTCGCGATTTCCACATAATCATCGGCCACAAGGCCTCCCGCATGGTGGTCGGAGGCGGAGATGCGGACGAACAGCGGCCCGTCCCAAACGGTTTTTACTTCCCCGATGATTTCGAACAGCAGCCGGCACCGGTTTTCCGACGTTCCTCCGTAGGCGTCCTTCCGCTGATTCGTCAGCGGGGATAGAAACTGATTGATTAAATATCCGTGGGCGGCGTG contains:
- the rnz gene encoding ribonuclease Z, with product MEIVFLGTGAGMPAKQRNVTSIALKILSKGAIWLFDCGEGTQHQLLHTSLKPRKIEKIFITHLHGDHIFGLPGLLGSRSFLGGEEPLTVYGPPGIRSFIETSLSVSSTRLKYDLSVVEIGEGTVYEDDQFIVEAKRLDHAVLTFGYRIVEKDQPGTLLVDKLMALGIQPGPIYKRIKSEPTVRLDDGRVLDCSEFIGPPKKGRIVAILGDTRPCENGVALAKDADLVIHEATFEKKAESLAAEYFHSTTRQAAEIAKKANAKALCLTHISSRYELKDNPLLEREAKEIFPNSTVAKDFKKILIPVKKDRH
- a CDS encoding SDR family NAD(P)-dependent oxidoreductase, which gives rise to MKLQGKVAIVTGAAVGIGRAVAELFAKEGAKVVLTDIKEKEGMEAAKSINGHSGEALFIRHDVSKEDEWIRVVNETMEKYGTIDILVNNAGVYYICPLAETTLEKWNWLMGINVTGVFLGMKHVLPIMAKNRKGSVINLSSVAGLGGAAGHCLYGASKGAVRIMTKDAAVEYGPFNVRINSVHPAYIHTAMAEYGAEQAKTDVEKLGENYPLGRIGKPEEVAKACLFLASDDSSFITGEEMVIDGGMTVKL
- the namA gene encoding NADPH dehydrogenase NamA; this encodes MAVKLFEPYTVKNVTFPNRIVMSPMCMYSCFEEDGKPGDFHFTHYTSRAVGKVGLIILEATGVLPEGRISDRDLGIWSDAHIEGLAKLVSAIKQYGAKAGIQLAHAGRKARVKNGDIFAPSPLRFSDEYKLPKEMTRDDIRRTVKAFKDAAERAKKSGFDVIEIHAAHGYLINQFLSPLTNQRKDAYGGTSENRCRLLFEIIGEVKTVWDGPLFVRISASDHHAGGLVADDYVEIAKQLKKLGVDLIDVSSGGVVPDAQFRVYPGYQVPFAEKIKREADIPVGAVGLITSPLQAEEILQNGRADLIFLGRELLRNPYWPYHAAKELGHPLEAPEQYRRGWI